A single Xenopus laevis strain J_2021 chromosome 3S, Xenopus_laevis_v10.1, whole genome shotgun sequence DNA region contains:
- the LOC108712540 gene encoding cystine/glutamate transporter isoform X2, which produces MGTSQPSPGQEGSSEGAVYLRRKITLLRALSLTIGTIIGSGIFISPKGVLKNSGNVGLSLVIWVACGVLSMCGALSYADLATTIKKSGGHYIYLLETLGPLPAFLRLWAEYILIRPSINAVASLAFGRYLIEPLFVPCHAPDAAVKIMSILCISLIIALNCWSVSWSANVQTVFTVAKFIAIGLIIIPGLMALSSGRTENFQNAFDTSSLALDKIPLAFYSGLFAYGGWFYVTFVTEEIVNPERNIPLTVIVSLTVVTVCYVLTNVAYYTVLTPNQVLSSEAVAVSFAEQTLGHISSVIPILVALSCFGALNGGTFASARMLFAGSREGHGPPLLSMIHIKRHTPLPALILMAPLVFLMIGIGDLYGLLNFNSFSRWLFMGLTTLGLMVHRYRHPNLPRPFKIR; this is translated from the exons ATGGGAACTTCCCAGCCATCCCCGGGGCAGGAGGGCAGCAGCGAGGGGGCAGTTTATTTGAGAAGGAAGATCACTCTGCTCAGGGCTCTGTCTCTCACTATTGGGACCATCATAGGAAGCGGCATCTTTATCTCTCCCAAAGGGGTGCTGAAGAATTCTGGGAATGTGGGTCTGTCGCTGGTCATTTGGGTCGCCTGCGGGGTCCTCTCCATGTGCG GGGCCCTGTCCTACGCTGATCTCGCCACAACTATCAAGAAGTCGGGCGGCCATTACATTTACCTTTTGGAGACACTCGGGCCCTTACCCGCTTTCCTGAGGCTCTGGGCAGAATATATATTGATCCG GCCGTCTATTAACGCAGTGGCGAGTTTGGCGTTCGGCCGGTACCTCATAGAACCGCTTTTTGTGCCGTGTCACGCGCCAGATGCAGCCGTCAAGATTATGAGCATCCTCTGCATCT CGCTCATCATCGCCCTGAACTGCTGGAGCGTCAGCTGGTCGGCCAATGTCCAGACAGTGTTCACCGTCGCTAAGTTTATCGCAATTGGACTCATCATTATTCCTGGGCTCATGGCACTGTCCTCAG GACGCACGGAAAACTTCCAGAACGCGTTCGACACAAGTTCTTTAGCATTGGACAAAATCCCCCTGGCATTTTATTCTGGATTGTTTGCCTACGGGGGCTG GTTTTACGTCACGTTTGTCACTGAAGAAATAGTCAATCCTGAGAG GAACATCCCTCTGACGGTGATCGTCTCGCTGACAGTTGTGACCGTCTGTTACGTCCTGACAAACGTCGCTTATTACACCGTCCTGACGCCCAATCAGGTGCTGAGTTCAGAGGCTGTCGCTGTG AGCTTTGCTGAACAAACCCTTGGCCACATCTCATCCGTGATCCCCATCCTGGTGGCGCTGTCCTGTTTCGGAGCCTTGAACGGAGGAACTTTTGCATCTGCTCG AATGTTGTTTGCAGGCTCCAGAGAGGGCCATGGGCCTCCATTACTCTCCATGATTCACATCAAAAGACACACACCACTCCCTGCTCTAATCTTAATG GCGCCTCTGGTTTTCCTGATGATCGGCATCGGCGACCTTTATGGTCTGTTGAACTTTAACAGCTTTTCCCGTTGGCTGTTCATGGGTCTGACTACTCTTGGTCTCATGGTACATCGCTATAGACACCCCAACTTACCCCGACCTTTCAAG ATCCGGTGA
- the LOC108712540 gene encoding cystine/glutamate transporter isoform X1: MGTSQPSPGQEGSSEGAVYLRRKITLLRALSLTIGTIIGSGIFISPKGVLKNSGNVGLSLVIWVACGVLSMCGALSYADLATTIKKSGGHYIYLLETLGPLPAFLRLWAEYILIRPSINAVASLAFGRYLIEPLFVPCHAPDAAVKIMSILCISLIIALNCWSVSWSANVQTVFTVAKFIAIGLIIIPGLMALSSGRTENFQNAFDTSSLALDKIPLAFYSGLFAYGGWFYVTFVTEEIVNPERNIPLTVIVSLTVVTVCYVLTNVAYYTVLTPNQVLSSEAVAVSFAEQTLGHISSVIPILVALSCFGALNGGTFASARMLFAGSREGHGPPLLSMIHIKRHTPLPALILMAPLVFLMIGIGDLYGLLNFNSFSRWLFMGLTTLGLMVHRYRHPNLPRPFKVPLIIPFIFTTTCLFIVGMSLYSDPVNTGMSCAITLTGLPVYFLVANRARLPGPWKEAINGLTVKLQVLMEVMPQEIATY; this comes from the exons ATGGGAACTTCCCAGCCATCCCCGGGGCAGGAGGGCAGCAGCGAGGGGGCAGTTTATTTGAGAAGGAAGATCACTCTGCTCAGGGCTCTGTCTCTCACTATTGGGACCATCATAGGAAGCGGCATCTTTATCTCTCCCAAAGGGGTGCTGAAGAATTCTGGGAATGTGGGTCTGTCGCTGGTCATTTGGGTCGCCTGCGGGGTCCTCTCCATGTGCG GGGCCCTGTCCTACGCTGATCTCGCCACAACTATCAAGAAGTCGGGCGGCCATTACATTTACCTTTTGGAGACACTCGGGCCCTTACCCGCTTTCCTGAGGCTCTGGGCAGAATATATATTGATCCG GCCGTCTATTAACGCAGTGGCGAGTTTGGCGTTCGGCCGGTACCTCATAGAACCGCTTTTTGTGCCGTGTCACGCGCCAGATGCAGCCGTCAAGATTATGAGCATCCTCTGCATCT CGCTCATCATCGCCCTGAACTGCTGGAGCGTCAGCTGGTCGGCCAATGTCCAGACAGTGTTCACCGTCGCTAAGTTTATCGCAATTGGACTCATCATTATTCCTGGGCTCATGGCACTGTCCTCAG GACGCACGGAAAACTTCCAGAACGCGTTCGACACAAGTTCTTTAGCATTGGACAAAATCCCCCTGGCATTTTATTCTGGATTGTTTGCCTACGGGGGCTG GTTTTACGTCACGTTTGTCACTGAAGAAATAGTCAATCCTGAGAG GAACATCCCTCTGACGGTGATCGTCTCGCTGACAGTTGTGACCGTCTGTTACGTCCTGACAAACGTCGCTTATTACACCGTCCTGACGCCCAATCAGGTGCTGAGTTCAGAGGCTGTCGCTGTG AGCTTTGCTGAACAAACCCTTGGCCACATCTCATCCGTGATCCCCATCCTGGTGGCGCTGTCCTGTTTCGGAGCCTTGAACGGAGGAACTTTTGCATCTGCTCG AATGTTGTTTGCAGGCTCCAGAGAGGGCCATGGGCCTCCATTACTCTCCATGATTCACATCAAAAGACACACACCACTCCCTGCTCTAATCTTAATG GCGCCTCTGGTTTTCCTGATGATCGGCATCGGCGACCTTTATGGTCTGTTGAACTTTAACAGCTTTTCCCGTTGGCTGTTCATGGGTCTGACTACTCTTGGTCTCATGGTACATCGCTATAGACACCCCAACTTACCCCGACCTTTCAAG GTCCCACTGATCATTCCTTTCATCTTCACCACAACCTGCCTGTTCATTGTGGGCATGTCCTTATATTCAGATCCGGTGAATACGGGCATGAGTTGTGCCATCACCCTGACCGGCCTCCCAGTCTACTTCCTTGTGGCAAACAGAGCCAGACTGCCCGGGCCATGGAAAGAAGCCATCA ATGGTCTGACGGTGAAGCTGCAGGTGCTGATGGAGGTGATGCCGCAGGAGATTGCCACTTACTAA